One segment of Rosa chinensis cultivar Old Blush chromosome 6, RchiOBHm-V2, whole genome shotgun sequence DNA contains the following:
- the LOC112171763 gene encoding calcium homeostasis endoplasmic reticulum protein: FVKRDLRTWQKQVIGPKIPELGAETPESPNQLQRRRRRKPEHIISFANTLFRIPKRRRTAPWIGRPTTTPPTPNNNSSSSSSDNRRSHNNRRRSNNSGTRPRPNSFTALLSDPHTRPSSNSPTTPTYSSNRRPRFSPTRRRLTLTTSPSAGLRPPPPPPLVPPPFHAGPPPPAAGPPSDPELHKRIDKLVEYSAKNGPDFEAMIREKQQDNPDYAFLFGGEGHGYYRYKLYTSTRVGSFNPNPQFAPHMLRPPPNPMMNGPPNPMMGGPQSYFYDQQRHNQQPFGVYGRSDYDQAAAQPFKGLSGPLPPDVAVELSNVLMTLNGTKESIKGAKFWFMQRSIFAPALAEALRDRVFGLDDPERQLHVIFLANDILFDSSHRRTGEGLDNESLALKPILGSMLARIYHNPQITEDNQMKLQQILQLWVSNNIYDQDTIDAFRNEMIGGPSSNSFPGLPKDLATTSTDSAAGLPQWQPDRQGSVSSSLDQEHLDKHVAPGQVVPLSVPSQQFLPNSVPPAAFAGPLPIPSSVQPAIPQPLPHLLPGQAATSGEKLPPYPLFPPGLIPEMVRKMQIGSGVPYSPMSPLDIPTIIPPSTVPQSEILERVSKFFKEIGEVNPSEGPIHGSDGRDDDEYESSTPARKGGACIPPPPNLQVDPETGAYADGSVDRKSGSGRLGLGATANPNEVSQYDDVYSSYRKQRSTNYHSSMSARAAAR, translated from the exons TTTGTGAAAAGGGATTTGAGAACTTGGCAGAAACAAGTTATAGGCCCTAAAATCCCCGAACTTGGAGCAGAGACTCCCGAGTCCCCAAATCAattgcaaagaagaagaagaagaaagccaGAGCATATAATAAGCTTCGCGAACACTCTCTTCCGAATCCCTAAACGACGTCGCACCGCACCATGGATCGGCAGGCCCACGACTACGCCGCCTACGCCcaacaacaacagcagcagcagcagcagcgacAACCGCCGCAGCCACAACAACCGCCGCCGCAGCAACAATTCGGGTACCCGCCCCAGGCCCAACAGTTTCACGGCCCTCCTTTCGGACCCCCACACCCGCCCCTCCAGCAATTCCCCTACCACCCCCACTTACAGCAGCAACCGCCGCCCCAGGTTCTCTCCCACGCGCCGCCGCCTCACCCTCACCACCTCCCCCTCCGCCGGCCTTCGCCCCCCACCTCCCCCTCCCCTCGTCCCCCCGCCTTTCCACGCCGgccctcctcctccggccgccGGTCCTCCCTCCGACCCGGAGCTCCACAAACGGATCGACAAGCTCGTCGAGTACTCCGCCAAGAACGGCCCCGACTTCGAAGCCATGATCCGCGAGAAGCAGCAGGATAATCCCGACTACGCTTTCCTCTTCGGCGGCGAAGGCCACGGCTATTACCGTTACAAGCTCTACACCTCCACTCGGGTCGGGTCGTTCAACCCGAATCCTCAATTCGCTCCCCACATGCTTCGTCCTCCGCCGAATCCAATGATGAATGGACCGCCGAACCCGATGATGGGCGGCCCGCAGTCGTATTTCTACGACCAGCAGCGGCATAATCAGCAGCCTTTCGGAGTTTATGGGAGGTCCGATTATGACCAGGCGGCGGCGCAACCCTTTAAAGGGCTTTCGGGGCCGCTGCCTCCTGATGTTGCAGTGGAGCTGAGCAATGTGCTTATGACGCTGAATGGGACCAAAGAGTCGATTAAAGGAGCCAAGTTTTGGTTTATGCAGAGGTCTATTTTCGCTCCGGCTCTGGCTGAGGCTCTTAGAGACAGGGTGTTTGGACTTGATGATCCTGAGAGGCAGCTACATGTGATATTTCTCGCCAATGACATTTTGTTCGACAG CTCACATCGTCGAACTGGTGAAGGCCTTGATAACGAATCACTTGCACTCAAACCTATCTTAGGTTCCATGCTTGCAAGGATTTATCACAACCCTCAAATAACGGAAGACAATCAGATGAAGTTGCAGCAAATTTTGCAGTTATGGGTTTCCAATAACATTTATGATCAGGATACAATTGATGCATTTAGGAATGAGATGATTGGTGGACCATCAAGTAATTCTTTTCCAGGTCTTCCAAAAGACTTGGCTACTACTTCAACAGATTCAGCAGCAG GATTGCCACAATGGCAGCCTGATAGGCAAGGTTCTGTTTCGAGTTCACTCGATCAAGAGCATCTTGATAAACATGTAGCTCCTGGTCAAGTGGTGCCACTTTCCGTGCCATCCCAGCAATTTCTTCCAAATTCAGTCCCTCCTGCTGCCTTTGCTGGGCCCCTCCCCATACCATCTTCTGTTCAACCAGCAATCCCACAACCCCTGCCACATTTATTGCCAGGTCAAGCTGCTACCAGCGGCGAGAAGTTGCCACCATATCCTTTGTTCCCACCTGGTCTTATTCCTGAGATGGTCAGAAAGATGCAGATTGGCAGTGGGGTGCCATACTCACCGATGAGTCCTCTGGACATTCCAACCATCATACCTCCATCCACTGTACCTCAGTCCGAAATTCTTGAGAGAGTGTCAAAGTTCTTCAAAGAGATTGGAGAAGTTAACCCTTCTGAAGGACCTATTCATGGTTCTGATGGTAGAGACGATGATGAGTACGAAAGTAGTACTCCGGCACGCAAGGGAGGAGCTTGCATCCCTCCACCCCCAAACCTGCAGGTAGACCCAGAGACGGGGGCTTATGCAGATGGAAGTGTTGATCGAAAGAGTGGCTCGGGGAGATTGGGACTCGGGGCCACAGCTAATCCAAATGAGGTGAGCCAGTACGACGATGTCTATTCTTCTTACCGGAAACAGAGAAGCACCAACTACCACTCTTCCATGAGTGCAAGAGCTGCAGCAAGATAA